In Pocillopora verrucosa isolate sample1 chromosome 13, ASM3666991v2, whole genome shotgun sequence, one genomic interval encodes:
- the LOC136277933 gene encoding uncharacterized protein isoform X2 — translation MNILERDVSFENVSTHEKFTLKAGCPFLVMEYIPKNLYRFVEDHKTPESRGLPKSQVWTIGRGMANGLMYLHSLNPPISHRDLKPDNILLEIRSLRVKLADFGLSRTIERNGNDLSLFHARWTAPDVWDGYITANEYNKEELTDTTENETVEEEHTGFGDELFYLRADIYSYGQVVAYTLTGNTPWQGTNSVSVLGIQNNLIKKEDRVELPEELGGLLRKVIEDCRMENPEMRPTADELVSEYFSGDVNPYQTEAKSAEFFSCGFLQNTYVFVAESLVDESSEGYFKTAVRPQGFPPECLLCPVEVGNKEYNDVPKEWVYERKYREHYGRFRQDAIDKKIADNPSIALKTLITSQEEEEERQEIQLMFGQSTYCHHRAVREIWRNLEDSKKREFVVCKTTVHPVFSTSFGLHVAVLTADKPQKFIFGRRANREGMPTPSKFTCGAVESVSVKDYIYKDGKPYVNLIQTAVRGLEEKLRVELKGSDISALCLTTVYLKFDTHEWGCCGYVDLSDERVAPERRLTFEQLGSRFTMGPKDKYEHEEVVAVDFELSRMVEFVRENYEDFASSTKLVVVKVLQSFFGVAAVERAFRVYLEDGNNTLPKEIPS, via the exons ATGAACATTTTGGAGCGTGATGTCTCATTTGAGAATGTTAGTACACATGAGAAATTCACCCTTAAAGCAGGATGCCCTTTTCTGGTGATGGAGTACATTCCTAAGAACCTCTACAGATTTGTCGAGGATCACAAAACTCCAGAATCTAGGGGACTTCCTAAAAGTCAAGTGTGGACCATTGGTAGAGGAATGGCCAATGGCTTGATGTACCTACACAGTTTGAATCCTCCAATAAGCCACAGGGATTTAAAACCTGACAATATACTG TTGGAAATCAGAAGCTTGCGGGTAAAACTAGCAGACTTTGGCTTATCAAGAACAATTGAGAGGAATGGCAATGATCTGTCTTTGTTCCATGCACGTTGGACAGCACCTGATGTGTGGGATGGTTACATCACAGCTAATGAGTATAATAAAGAAG AACTGACAGACACAACAGAAAATGAAACCGTGGAAGAAGAGCACACAGGCTTTGGTGACGAACTTTTTTATCTACGCGCTGACATCTACTCGTATGGACAAGTAGTAGCCTATACGTTAACAGGAAATACACCGTGGCAGGGTACAAACTCTGTTAGTGTATTAGGTATTCAAAACAACTTGATAAAGAAGGAGGACAGAGTGGAGTTGCCCGAAGAACTGGGTGGTTTATTGAGAAAAGTTATCGAGGACTGTCGTATGGAAAATCCTGAGATGAGACCAACAGCAGACGAACTGGTTTCGGAGTATTTTAGTG GTGATGTTAACCCGTACCAAACCGAAGCCAAAAGCGCTGAGTTCTTTTCCTGTGGGTTCCTCCAGAATACTTATGTCTTCGTTGCTGAGAGCTTGGTGGACGAG TCCAGTGAAGGGTACTTTAAGACAGCAGTTCGTCCCCAGGGATTCCCCCCTGAGTGTCTGTTGTGCCCTGTAGAGGTTGGCAATAAGGAGTACAACGACGTGCCAAAGGAGTGGGTTTATGAACGGAAGTATAGGGAGCACTACGGAAGATTTAGGCAG GATGCTATCGACAAAAAGATCGCAGACAATCCTTCCATTGCCCTCAAAACATTGATTACCTCTcaggaggaggaagaagaaagacaagaaataCAACTGATGTTTGGACAATCAACCTACTGTCATCATAGAGCCGTTCGGGAGATCTGGAGGAACCTAGAAGACTCTAAAAAGAGAGAGTTTGTTGTGTGTAAGACCACAGTCCATCCGGTATTCAGCACATCTTTCGGCCTCCATGTCGCTGTCCTGACCGCGGACAAACCTCAGAAATTTATCTTCGGTAGAAGGGCTAATCGAG AGGGAATGCCTACCCCAAGCAAGTTTACCTGCGGGGCTGTGGAAAGTGTTTCAGTCAAGGACTACATCTATAAAGACGGCAAGCCTTACGTGAATCTAATTCAGACCGCCGTGAGAGGACTGGAAGAAAAGCTGCGAGTAGAGTTGAAAGGCAGCGACATCAGCGCTCTTTGCCTCACAACCGTGTACCTCAAGTTCGATACGCATGAATGGGGTTGCTGTGGTTACGTGGACCTGTCGGATGAACGAGTGGCTCCCGAGAGGCGACTAACGTTCGAGCAGCTCGGTTCTCGGTTCACGATGGGCCCTAAAGATAAGTATGAGCACGAAGAGGTGGTAGCTGTTGACTTCGAACTTTCACGGATGGTGGAGTTCGTGCGGGAGAATTACGAAGATTTTGCAAGCTCAACTAAGCTAGTAGTGGTGAAAGTTTTGCAGTCGTTTTTCGGAGTCGCTGCCGTGGAGAGAGCTTTTCGCGTTTATCTGGAAGATGGAAACAATACTCTCCCAAAGGAGATTCCATCTTGA
- the LOC131773769 gene encoding polypeptide N-acetylgalactosaminyltransferase 1-like produces the protein MRFKLKRTCKCLGALLICTIVYLFVNCGFGGCPKYKLDPIHVANSHPELGEMIKIEDFWTPEKEKYTPRGPGSFGEPVETEAGSEHLKDSAYAEYGFNQYISDKISLERPLKDTRHFACKERKYPHNLPKASVIIVFHNEGWSTLLRTVHSVINRSPPHMLQEIVMVDDFSDKAHLKKKLEDYTRKLGKIKIVRTNERVGLIKARSIGASSAIGEVVLFLDAHCEANVGWLPPLLERIALDQRTAVCPTIDFIDHNTFQYKPMDPYIRGTFNWRFDYKERPVRPEQMKKRKDPTQEVRSPVMAGGLFAINREFFSELGQYDPGMFIWGGEQYELSFKLWQCGGQLENIPCSRVGHVYRHHVPYSYPKADATLINFKRVAEVWMDEYKEWLYDKKPELKNVDPGDISDRLALRKRLKCKSFKWYMENVANDTVRSIYEPLKANGPIRNPSTNLCLDSMGRKAGGELGLVSCHGMMGNQAFQYTFLDEFRQDEACLDVSQGHSGAKITLYGCHELKGNQEFKYTKENKLLHVITNNCVTATSKGYPVMERCDNIPEQIWEIQLNDLSKLTTKRPP, from the exons ATGCGATTCAAGTTGAAAAGAACTTGTAAATGTTTGGGAGCGTTATTGATCTGTACTATTGTTTATCTTTTCGTAAACTGCGGGTTTGGTGGGTGTCCGAAATATAAACTCGACCCCATCCACGTGGCAAATTCGCACCCAGAGCTCGGTGAAATGATCAAGATTGAGGATTTCTGGACACCGGAGAAGGAGAAATACACTCCCCGAGGGCCAGGCTCCTTTGGGGAGCCCGTAGAAACAGAGGCTGGGAGTGAACACTTGAAAGATAGTGCTTACGCGGAGTATGGCTTTAATCAATATATTAGCGATAAAATTTCCTTGGAACGTCCGCTCAAGGATACAAGGCATTTTGC ATGCAAAGAACGTAAATATCCACATAATCTCCCCAAAGCTAGTGTAATCATAGTTTTCCACAATGAAGGTTGGTCCACATTACTGCGAACAGTTCACAGTGTCATAAACAGGTCTCCTCCACACATGCTCCAGGAAATAGTAATGGTTGATGATTTTAGTGATAAAG CACATCTAAAGAAGAAACTAGAAGACTACACAAGAAAACtaggaaagataaaaattgtCAGAACTAATGAAAGGGTTGGACTGATAAAGGCTCGATCTATTGGTGCAAGTAGTGCCATTGGTGAAGTTGTTCTCTTCCTTGATGCACACTGTGAGGCTAATGTGGGCTGGCTCCCTCCTCTGCTTGAAAGGATAGCCCTAGATCAAAGAACGGCAGTGTGCCCTACTATAGACTTCATAGATCATAACACTTTTCAATACAAGCCTATGGACCCTTACATTCGGGGAACGTTCAACTGGAGATTTGATTATAAAGAGAGGCCGGTGCGTCCAGAACAgatgaagaagaggaaagatCCTACACAAGAAGTTAG GTCTCCTGTTATGGCTGGTGGGCTGTTTGCAATCAACAGAGAGTTTTTCAGTGAGCTGGGACAATATGATCCAGGAATGTTCATCTGGGGAGGAGAGCAGTATGAACTTTCATTCAAG cTCTGGCAGTGTGGTGGCCAACTTGAAAACATTCCTTGTTCCCGAGTGGGACATGTCTACAGACATCATGTCCCCTATTCATACCCCAAGGCGGATGCCACCCTTATAAACTTTAAGCGCGTTGCAGAAGTCTGGATGGACGAGTACAAGGAATGGCTTTATGACAAGAAGCCCGAACTTAAAAATGTCGATCCTGGAGATATCAGTGATCGACTTGCCCTGCGGAAAAGGCTCAAATGTAAAAGTTTCAAGTGGTATATGGAGAATGTGGCAAATGATACTGTCAGGTCGATTTATGAACCTCTCAAGGCTAACGGACCG ATTCGAAACCCAAGCACCAATCTTTGCCTGGACTCTATGGGACGGAAAGCTGGAGGGGAGCTAGGACTAGTATCTTGCCACGGCATGATGGGAAACCAG GCTTTCCAATATACATTTCTGGATGAATTCCGACAAGATGAAGCGTGTTTAGATGTAAGCCAAGGTCACAGTGGAGCCAAGATAACACTTTATGGCTGCCACGAACTGAAGGGAAACCAGGAGTTTAAATACACCAAG gaaaataaattactcCATGTGATTACCAACAACTGCGTGACAGCGACCAGCAAAGGTTATCCAGTTATGGAACGTTGTGATAACATTCCAGAGCAGATATGGGAAATTCAACTGAACGATCTCTCTAAACTTACTACTAAAAGACCTCCTTAG
- the LOC136277933 gene encoding uncharacterized protein isoform X1 gives MVDVRDDFANLSLNEIAGNRLQLLGKIQKQIRVAISSLEAGSDLVTNEQVRCILHQVNKNIDLIKASCNEQESSGFRTVGKVSQDELAAWEPLGEGGFSSVYKTKLKGNDVAVKVLKNLKETRSLLTEGNLLRDFRHDNIIAFRGMNILERDVSFENVSTHEKFTLKAGCPFLVMEYIPKNLYRFVEDHKTPESRGLPKSQVWTIGRGMANGLMYLHSLNPPISHRDLKPDNILLEIRSLRVKLADFGLSRTIERNGNDLSLFHARWTAPDVWDGYITANEYNKEELTDTTENETVEEEHTGFGDELFYLRADIYSYGQVVAYTLTGNTPWQGTNSVSVLGIQNNLIKKEDRVELPEELGGLLRKVIEDCRMENPEMRPTADELVSEYFSGDVNPYQTEAKSAEFFSCGFLQNTYVFVAESLVDESSEGYFKTAVRPQGFPPECLLCPVEVGNKEYNDVPKEWVYERKYREHYGRFRQDAIDKKIADNPSIALKTLITSQEEEEERQEIQLMFGQSTYCHHRAVREIWRNLEDSKKREFVVCKTTVHPVFSTSFGLHVAVLTADKPQKFIFGRRANREGMPTPSKFTCGAVESVSVKDYIYKDGKPYVNLIQTAVRGLEEKLRVELKGSDISALCLTTVYLKFDTHEWGCCGYVDLSDERVAPERRLTFEQLGSRFTMGPKDKYEHEEVVAVDFELSRMVEFVRENYEDFASSTKLVVVKVLQSFFGVAAVERAFRVYLEDGNNTLPKEIPS, from the exons ATGGTGGATGTCCGAGATGATTTTGCAAACTTATCCCTAAATGAAATAGCAGGAAATAGGCTACAATTGCTGGGCAAAATTCAGAAACAAATTCGTGTTGCAATTAGTTCTCTCGAGGCCGGAAGTGACTTGGTGACAAACGAGCAAGTTCGATGCATCTTACATCAAGTAAACAAGAATATTGATCTGATAAAAGCCTCGTGCAACGAACAAG AGTCATCTGGTTTTAGGACTGTTGGGAAAGTAAGCCAGGATGAACTAGCAGCATGGGAGCCGCTAGGGGAAGGCGGATTTTCAAGTGTTTATAAAACTAAGCTTAAAGGGAATGATGTTGCTGTCAAAGTGTTAAAAAATCTTAAAGAAACAAGATCTCTGCTTACAGAAGGAAATCTATTAAG AGATTTTCGGCATGATAACATTATTGCATTCAGAGGAATGAACATTTTGGAGCGTGATGTCTCATTTGAGAATGTTAGTACACATGAGAAATTCACCCTTAAAGCAGGATGCCCTTTTCTGGTGATGGAGTACATTCCTAAGAACCTCTACAGATTTGTCGAGGATCACAAAACTCCAGAATCTAGGGGACTTCCTAAAAGTCAAGTGTGGACCATTGGTAGAGGAATGGCCAATGGCTTGATGTACCTACACAGTTTGAATCCTCCAATAAGCCACAGGGATTTAAAACCTGACAATATACTG TTGGAAATCAGAAGCTTGCGGGTAAAACTAGCAGACTTTGGCTTATCAAGAACAATTGAGAGGAATGGCAATGATCTGTCTTTGTTCCATGCACGTTGGACAGCACCTGATGTGTGGGATGGTTACATCACAGCTAATGAGTATAATAAAGAAG AACTGACAGACACAACAGAAAATGAAACCGTGGAAGAAGAGCACACAGGCTTTGGTGACGAACTTTTTTATCTACGCGCTGACATCTACTCGTATGGACAAGTAGTAGCCTATACGTTAACAGGAAATACACCGTGGCAGGGTACAAACTCTGTTAGTGTATTAGGTATTCAAAACAACTTGATAAAGAAGGAGGACAGAGTGGAGTTGCCCGAAGAACTGGGTGGTTTATTGAGAAAAGTTATCGAGGACTGTCGTATGGAAAATCCTGAGATGAGACCAACAGCAGACGAACTGGTTTCGGAGTATTTTAGTG GTGATGTTAACCCGTACCAAACCGAAGCCAAAAGCGCTGAGTTCTTTTCCTGTGGGTTCCTCCAGAATACTTATGTCTTCGTTGCTGAGAGCTTGGTGGACGAG TCCAGTGAAGGGTACTTTAAGACAGCAGTTCGTCCCCAGGGATTCCCCCCTGAGTGTCTGTTGTGCCCTGTAGAGGTTGGCAATAAGGAGTACAACGACGTGCCAAAGGAGTGGGTTTATGAACGGAAGTATAGGGAGCACTACGGAAGATTTAGGCAG GATGCTATCGACAAAAAGATCGCAGACAATCCTTCCATTGCCCTCAAAACATTGATTACCTCTcaggaggaggaagaagaaagacaagaaataCAACTGATGTTTGGACAATCAACCTACTGTCATCATAGAGCCGTTCGGGAGATCTGGAGGAACCTAGAAGACTCTAAAAAGAGAGAGTTTGTTGTGTGTAAGACCACAGTCCATCCGGTATTCAGCACATCTTTCGGCCTCCATGTCGCTGTCCTGACCGCGGACAAACCTCAGAAATTTATCTTCGGTAGAAGGGCTAATCGAG AGGGAATGCCTACCCCAAGCAAGTTTACCTGCGGGGCTGTGGAAAGTGTTTCAGTCAAGGACTACATCTATAAAGACGGCAAGCCTTACGTGAATCTAATTCAGACCGCCGTGAGAGGACTGGAAGAAAAGCTGCGAGTAGAGTTGAAAGGCAGCGACATCAGCGCTCTTTGCCTCACAACCGTGTACCTCAAGTTCGATACGCATGAATGGGGTTGCTGTGGTTACGTGGACCTGTCGGATGAACGAGTGGCTCCCGAGAGGCGACTAACGTTCGAGCAGCTCGGTTCTCGGTTCACGATGGGCCCTAAAGATAAGTATGAGCACGAAGAGGTGGTAGCTGTTGACTTCGAACTTTCACGGATGGTGGAGTTCGTGCGGGAGAATTACGAAGATTTTGCAAGCTCAACTAAGCTAGTAGTGGTGAAAGTTTTGCAGTCGTTTTTCGGAGTCGCTGCCGTGGAGAGAGCTTTTCGCGTTTATCTGGAAGATGGAAACAATACTCTCCCAAAGGAGATTCCATCTTGA
- the LOC131773765 gene encoding uncharacterized protein: MDEDGIRRSWSGGSSSNKVSLHRQLSDRNDTMLKMQLLCSRLPHLVKDFDWEVKNEFAKSLDDHKENGNDWRLVASRLGFSNIIHRLEKVSKPTIELLRQCTTTTCKDLLEILVDINRSDVLDDVDKHYIESNTNSIRPPHLRSPTQESDYGESTSSGLSWSLQDSGCESSTSEVVAEESDEKGEDFHSVESQEFWKNIPGTKERKRWSNFCQAAKNTCPKEIQQGNVQKFLSKLLGLEYGNTDATDNIRLNQFLELVALFGPFKPGREGCLQKMYDLMKDSISVRDDGKKESWFAGRMNETESDERLSDQIPGHFLLRISSSKAHDGVFVLAVKTRDRGVVQIQIKRDLQTSNLLLADREFKDLKSLVDALRRDVLLENCKQLLINPCPGLPLNAIFTGYVDAKPRQRGRGRGKPRK, translated from the exons ATGGATGAAGATGGTATAAGAAGAAG TTGGAGTGGAGGTTCATCCTCTAACAAAGTATCATTACATAGGCAGTTGTCTGACAGGAATGACACCATGCTTAAAATGCAACTCCTG TGTTCAAGGCTTCCACACCTTGTAAAGGACTTTGATTGGGAAGTTAAGAATGAGTTTGCAAAGTCTCTTGATGATCACAAAGAGAATGGCAATGATTGGCGATTGGTAGCTTCTCGGCTTGGCTTCTCAAATATCATACATCGACTGGAAAAAGTCTCCAAGCCAACTATTGAACTTCTCAGGCAGTGCACTACAACAACCTGTAAAGATCTGTTGGAGATTCTTGTAGATATCAATAGAAGTGATGTGCTGGATGATGTGGACAAACATTATATTGAGAGTAATACCAACTCTATCAGACCACCACATCTAAGATCTCCCACACAAGAGAGTGATTATGGCGAAAGCACATCTTCTGGTCTTTCGTGGTCATTGCAAGACTCTGGATGTGAAAG TAGCACATCAGAGGTGGTGGCAGAGGAGTCAGATGAAAAGG GTGAAGATTTTCACTCAGTTGAATCTCAGGAGTTTTGGAAAAACATTCCTGGAACTAAAGAACGAAAG AGATGGAGCAATTTTTGTCAAGCTGCCAAGAACACTTGTCCGAAAGAAATTCAGCAGGGAAATGTGCAGAAATTTCTCAGCAAACTGCTCGGCCTTGAATATGGTAACACAGATG CAACTGACAACATCAGACTTAATCAGTTCTTGGAGTTGGTGGCGCTGTTTGGCCCTTTCAAGCCAGGACGAGAGGGATGCCTGCAAAAG atgTATGATTTGATGAAGGACTCAATTTCAGTTCGAGATGACGGCAAAAAAGAGAG TTGGTTTGCAGGTCGAATGAACGAAACCGAATCAGACGAACGCCTTAGTGACCAGATCCCAGGGCATTTTCTTCTCCGGATCAGTTCTTCCAAAGCTCACGATGGTGTATTCGTACTTGCCGTTAAAACAAGGGATAGAGGCGTggttcaaattcaaattaag AGAGACTTACAAACCAGCAACCTTCTGCTTGCGGACAGAGAATTCAAAGATCTGAAGTCACTCGTCGATGCTTTGAGGCGAGATGTTCTCTTGGAAAACTGCAAGCAGCTTCTAATCAATCCATGCCCGGGACTGCCGCTTAATGCTATTTTCACTGGCTATGTAGATGCTAAACCAAGACAAAGAGGTCGCGGGCGGGGGAAACCTCGAAAGTGA